From a region of the Vanrija pseudolonga chromosome 2, complete sequence genome:
- the MAPK_1 gene encoding Mitogen-activated protein kinase, which yields MSTVRRSEPQRAATSSAMAAVQEKLTRGSNAQAPRKVRFNVGSTYLIVDVIGEGAYGVVVSAIHRPSNTKVAIKKIAPFDHSMFALRTLRELKLLKYFADQGVSENIITILDIIKPSSFESFKEVYLVQELLETDLHRVIRTQDLSDDHCQYFIYQTCRAIKALHSAEIIHRDLKPSNLLLNANCDLKVCDFGLARSTQTAFPNGGKENGFMTEYVATRWYRAPEVMLSFRMYSKAIDIWSIGCILAEMLSGKPLFPGKDYHHQLSLILDVLGTPTMDEFYAITSRRSKDYIRNMPFRKRRSFESLYPKSKPLAIDFLAKTLTFDPRKRYTVEQCLEHPYLEAYHDPEDEPTAPPLDSDFFDFDLMKDDITRDELKRLLYEEIMSFHAQ from the exons ATGTCCACCGTTCGTCGCTCTGAACCACAGCGAGCAGCAACATCAAGTGCCATGGCCGCCGTTCAAGAGAAGCTCACAAGAGGCTCCAATGCCCAGGCTCCACGAAAGGTTCGCTTCAACGTTG GCAGCACCTACCTCATTGTCGATGTAATCGGTGAGGGTGCGtatggcgtcgtcgtgtcggccATCCACCGCCCTTCAAACACAAAGGTCGCCATCAAGAAGATTGCTCCGTTCGACCATTCCATGTTTGCACTACGAACGCTCCGTGAACTCAAGCTCCTAAAGTACTTTGCAGACCAGGGTGTCAGCGAGAAT ATCATTACGATTCTGGATATCATcaagccgtcgtcgttcgaAAGTTTCaaggagg TCTATCTTGTccaggagctgctggagACGGACCTTCACCGCGTGATTCGCACTCAGGACCTCAGTGACGATCATTGCCAGTACTTCATCTACCAGACGTGCCGCGCCATTAAGGCCCTCCACTCTGCCGAAA TTATTCACCGGGACCTCAAGCCCTCAAACCTCCTCCTTAATGCCAACTGCGACCTCAAGGTCTGCGACTTTGGACTGGCTCGGAGCACTCAAACGGCGTTTCCCAACGGTGGCAAGGAGAACGGCTTCATGACTGAAT ATGTCGCCACACGATGGTACCGTGCACCCGAAGTCATGCTGTCATTCAGAATGTACTCCAAGGCCATCGATATCTGGTCTATTGGCTGTATCCTGGCCGAGATGCTGAGTGGAAAGCCGCTGTTTCCCGGCAAGGACTA TCATCACCAGCTGTCCTTGATTTTGGATGTCCTCGGAACCCCTACGATGGACGAGTTCTATGCCATCACGTCTCGACGCTCCAAGGACTACATCCGCAACATGCCCTTCCGGAAGAGGCGTTCGTTTGAGTCGCTCTATCCAAAGTCGAAGCCTCTCGCGATTGACTTCCTTGCCAAGACGTTGACGT TCGACCCCCGTAAACGCTACACGGTTGAGCAGTGCCTCGAGCACCCATACCTGGAGGCGTACCACGACCCGGAGGACGAGCCGACAGCACCACCCCTCGACTCTGACTTCTTCGACTTTGATTTGATGAAGGACGATATTACTCGAGACGAACTCAAGAGGCTCCTGTACGAGGAGATCATGTCATTCCACGCGCAGTag
- the MAPK_1 gene encoding Mitogen-activated protein kinase, translating to MSTVRRSEPQRAATSSAMAAVQEKLTRGSNAQAPRKVRFNVGSTYLIVDVIGEGAYGVVVSAIHRPSNTKVAIKKIAPFDHSMFALRTLRELKLLKYFADQGVSENVSLSQWLRQGSTLMFQIITILDIIKPSSFESFKEVYLVQELLETDLHRVIRTQDLSDDHCQYFIYQTCRAIKALHSAEIIHRDLKPSNLLLNANCDLKVCDFGLARSTQTAFPNGGKENGFMTEYVATRWYRAPEVMLSFRMYSKAIDIWSIGCILAEMLSGKPLFPGKDYHHQLSLILDVLGTPTMDEFYAITSRRSKDYIRNMPFRKRRSFESLYPKSKPLAIDFLAKTLTFDPRKRYTVEQCLEHPYLEAYHDPEDEPTAPPLDSDFFDFDLMKDDITRDELKRLLYEEIMSFHAQ from the exons ATGTCCACCGTTCGTCGCTCTGAACCACAGCGAGCAGCAACATCAAGTGCCATGGCCGCCGTTCAAGAGAAGCTCACAAGAGGCTCCAATGCCCAGGCTCCACGAAAGGTTCGCTTCAACGTTG GCAGCACCTACCTCATTGTCGATGTAATCGGTGAGGGTGCGtatggcgtcgtcgtgtcggccATCCACCGCCCTTCAAACACAAAGGTCGCCATCAAGAAGATTGCTCCGTTCGACCATTCCATGTTTGCACTACGAACGCTCCGTGAACTCAAGCTCCTAAAGTACTTTGCAGACCAGGGTGTCAGCGAGAATGTGAGTCTGTCCCAGTGGTTGCGGCAGGGTAGCACACTGATGTTCCAGATCATTACGATTCTGGATATCATcaagccgtcgtcgttcgaAAGTTTCaaggagg TCTATCTTGTccaggagctgctggagACGGACCTTCACCGCGTGATTCGCACTCAGGACCTCAGTGACGATCATTGCCAGTACTTCATCTACCAGACGTGCCGCGCCATTAAGGCCCTCCACTCTGCCGAAA TTATTCACCGGGACCTCAAGCCCTCAAACCTCCTCCTTAATGCCAACTGCGACCTCAAGGTCTGCGACTTTGGACTGGCTCGGAGCACTCAAACGGCGTTTCCCAACGGTGGCAAGGAGAACGGCTTCATGACTGAAT ATGTCGCCACACGATGGTACCGTGCACCCGAAGTCATGCTGTCATTCAGAATGTACTCCAAGGCCATCGATATCTGGTCTATTGGCTGTATCCTGGCCGAGATGCTGAGTGGAAAGCCGCTGTTTCCCGGCAAGGACTA TCATCACCAGCTGTCCTTGATTTTGGATGTCCTCGGAACCCCTACGATGGACGAGTTCTATGCCATCACGTCTCGACGCTCCAAGGACTACATCCGCAACATGCCCTTCCGGAAGAGGCGTTCGTTTGAGTCGCTCTATCCAAAGTCGAAGCCTCTCGCGATTGACTTCCTTGCCAAGACGTTGACGT TCGACCCCCGTAAACGCTACACGGTTGAGCAGTGCCTCGAGCACCCATACCTGGAGGCGTACCACGACCCGGAGGACGAGCCGACAGCACCACCCCTCGACTCTGACTTCTTCGACTTTGATTTGATGAAGGACGATATTACTCGAGACGAACTCAAGAGGCTCCTGTACGAGGAGATCATGTCATTCCACGCGCAGTag
- the SPAC56E4.03_1 gene encoding Aromatic amino acid aminotransferase produces MDGAYALSPANGHDEAVVTLPKAKDLSHHLNSLTKRRVANKLKEMYQYSGVPGMVSLAGGIPSPAYFPFESLSAEILPYDHLPLDNPRVPAKPKTSLLSWLFGSSSGSSQAAPTITVPKYAKNPKDPYAVQLATSLQYQLATGPPAFPKFLREYVKTVYKPGYADWDVLLDDGATDGFNKVCNLLVEVGDTILVEEWTYPGAANAYLPYDTTIVGVKMDGQGIIPEELESLLSNWDDSKGRFPRLLYTVPTGQNPTGATMLGERKQAIYALASKFDLIIVEDEPYFTLYSGAYTPRDAKLSPVAQYQRDLEKKEGKEGNEAFIKALPPTYLRYDTEGRVIRLDTFSKTSAPGSRLGWITSNPLFIERLTRISESSTQAPSGFATSLTVTLLNTWGLDGYIRWLRGLKGAYTVRRDWLIDSLADVFHLEFEEDNVHNPNVLTVAGIGRGATAYARQLPGSSQALWDEKRGTSSPHGKPLVSFVPPTAGMFVWLAVHLNQHPEYESLGPDATNILLRRLWLKLADHLVLFAPGFVFAPDAAPTDNTGVGYFRLSYSIITYEESRTAIKTFEEVLVKFLHGRS; encoded by the exons ATGGACGGAGCATACGCACTGTCCCCCGCCAACGGCCACGATGAGGCGGTAGTCACCCTCCCGAAGGCCAAGGACTTGAGCCACCACCTCAACAGCCTTACcaagcgccgcgtcgccaacaagctcaaggagatgTACCAATACTCCGGGGTGCCAGGCATGGTATCGCTCGCCGGCG GTatcccctcccccgcctaCTTCCCATTCGAGAGCTTGTCGGCGGAAATCCTCCCCTACGACCATTTGCCACTTGACAACCCTCGCGTCCCAGCCAAGCCCAAGACTTCGCTGCTGTCATGGCTCTTCGGATCaagctcgggctcgagccAGGCTGCTCCCACGATCACTGTTCCCAAGTATGCCAAGAATCCCAAGGACCCGTACGCTGTCCAGCTCGCCACATCCCTCCAATACCAGCTGGCGACGGGGCCTCCTGCATTCCCCAAGTTCCTGCGCGAGTATGTGAAGACTGTCTACAAGCCGGGCTATGCCGACTGGGACGTTCTCCTCGATGACGGTGCGACGGACGGGTTCAACAAGGTCTGCAACCTCCTCGTGGAAGTCGGTGACACtatcctcgtcgaggagtgGACGTACCCTGGAGCGGCAAACGCCTACCTCCCGTACGACACGACCATTGTCGGCGTCAAGATGGATGGCCAGGGTATCATCCCCGAGGAGCTGGAATCGCTCCTCTCCAACTGGGACGACTCGAAGGGCCGCTTCCCTAG ACTGCTGTACACCGTCCCCACGGGCCAGAACCCGACCGGTGCCACAatgctcggcgagcgcaaACAGGCGATCTACGCCCTCGCGTCCAAGTTTGATCTGATcattgtcgaggacgagccctACTTCACGCTGTACAGCGGTGCCTACACCCCGCGAGACGCCAAGCTCTCGCCAGTCGCCCAGTACCAGCGCGAcctggagaagaaggagggtAAGGAAGGCAACGAGGCGTTTATCAAGGCTCTCCCTCCCACGTACCTCCGGTATGACACCGAGGGTCGCGTCATTCGCCTCGACACCTTCTCCAAGACGTCAGCCCCGGGCTCGCGTCTGGGCTGGATCACGTCGAACCCCCTGTTCATTGAGCGCCTCACCCGCATCTCCGAGTCGAGCACCCAGGCGCCCAGTGGATTCGCAACCTCCCTTACGGTCACACTCCTCAACACCTGGGGTCTCGACGGCTACATTCGCTGGCTTCGTGGCCTCAAGGGCGCGTACACTGTGCGCCGCGACTGGCTCATCGACTCGCTGGCAGACGTGTTCCACCTCGAGTTTGAGGAGGACAACGTTCACAACCCCAACGTCTTGACTGTGGCTGGGATTGGACGTGGTGCCACTGCCTACGCTCGCCAGCTTCCCGGCAGCAGCCAGGCTCTCTGggacgagaagcgcggcaCGTCTTCTCCTCACGGCAAGCCCCTCGTGTCGTTCGTGCCCCCGACCGCGGGCATGTTTGTCTGGCTCGCGGTCCACCTGAACCAGCACCCCGAGTACGAGTCCCTCGGACCCGACGCCACCAACATCCTGCTCAGGCGACTGTGGCTCAAGCTTgccgaccacctcgtcctgTTTGCCCCAGGCTTCGTCTTTGCACCCGACGCCGCTCCTACAGACAACACTGGCGTAGGCTACTTCCGCCTCTCGTACTCGATCATCACGTACGAGGAGAGCCGGACCGCCATCAAGACGTTCGAGGAGGTCCTTGTCAAGTTCCTCCACGGCCGTAGCTAG